Proteins encoded by one window of Branchiostoma floridae strain S238N-H82 chromosome 6, Bfl_VNyyK, whole genome shotgun sequence:
- the LOC118418031 gene encoding sodium-dependent lysophosphatidylcholine symporter 1-B-like produces MATTAFKKDRPSTAEKVCYGIGALSYMTTRHVLNFYLNYFLVTVAQVPPLGILLVGVLGRASEILSFPVLTSLITRTNTRWGQLKPWILGCTLATVLLYMLLWYVPDVTPGLKIAYFVALFIMESVLESGLTLAHKTLVMHISDDCSDRESAIAFRSAAGLIGLVLGVAIEGQVVAAFGGSLSGTCNHGNDTINGTGSNYTITPQTGKQEAGYLVAAGIICLLALIFITVTLTMVKERTGSLESLWLTNAFTSSVPSGRPAALRRNAT; encoded by the exons ATGGCAACCACAGCGTTTAAGAAAGATCGCCCGTCCACGGCGGAGAAGGTGTGCTACGGCATCGGCGCCCTGTCGTACATGACCACTCGACACGTGTTGAACTTCTACCTGAACTACTTCTTAGTAACGGTGGCCCAG GTTCCTCCCCTTGGCATCCTCTTGGTCGGAGTTCTCGGTCGAGCATCAGAAATCTTGTCCTTTCCTGTACTGACATCTCTCATCACAAGAACCAACACAAGATGGGGGCAACTCAAACCATG GATTCTTGGCTGTACCCTGGCCACGGTTCTCTTGTACATGCTGTTGTGGTATGTCCCAGACGTGACGCCAGGTCTCAAGATCGCGTACTTCGTGGCACTTTTTATCATGGAGAGTGTTCTTGAATCG GGCCTCACTCTGGCTCACAAAACCCTTGTGATGCACATCAGCGACGACTGCAGTGACAGGGAATCAGCCATTGCATTCA GATCTGCAGCTGGGCTTATCGGTTTGGTCCTTGGTGTCGCCATTGAAGGCCAGGTCGTCGCGGCCTTCGGCGGGTCCCTGTCCGGTACCTGTAATCATGGCAACGACACTATCAACGGTACGGGCAGTAACTACACAATCACTCCTCAGACAGGTAAACAG GAGGCCGGTTACCTGGTGGCGGCGGGAATCATCTGTCTCTTGGCTCTGATCTTCATCACTGTGACATTGACAATGGTCAAGGAACGGACAGGTAGTCTCGAGAGTTTATGGTTGACAAATGCATTTACTTCTTCTGTACCATCAGGAAGACCAGCTGCGTTGCGTCGAAATGCCACCTGA